A genome region from Pseudophryne corroboree isolate aPseCor3 unplaced genomic scaffold, aPseCor3.hap2 scaffold_834, whole genome shotgun sequence includes the following:
- the LOC135042707 gene encoding beta-1,3-galactosyltransferase 5-like, translating to MAIRLSWCFKVLLCCSTFLAFVIFWSWLSQAKDGATGQWFGVSSSSKTGIDFSSLFSEDLPKPKCQIGQVLLILVTSHHSHHSSRKAIRRSWAYQAEGSTHPWQVVFLVGRTVDVELDWRVYNEHAVHGDILMGNYMDTYRNLTLKVMHGMKWAAERCHPQYILKTDDDCFINTDYLPSLLGQHSPGTLLYVGSVFPEGKRVVIREPTSKWYVAERDYKRDLYPPYASGIGYMLSLDVAMVIIGLAEIVPAIPVEDAYIGILAERARVRPLSSARFAKHNVRWGICNYRFLMVIHGVAPEDQARAQDNVRRARTSCNHSIEITHWK from the coding sequence ATGGCCATTCGATTGTCTTGGTGTTTCAAAGTTCTGCTCTGCTGTAGTACGTTCTTGGCCTTTGTTATTTTCTGGAGCTGGCTGTCCCAAGCAAAGGATGGTGCCACTGGGCAATGGTTTGGAGTTTCATCTTCCAGCAAGACAGGCATTGACTTTTCATCTTTGTTCTCAGAAGACCTCCCAAAGCCTAAGTGCCAGATAGGACAGGTCCTCCTTATCCTGGTGACCTCACACCATAGTCACCACTCATCACGGAAAGCCATACGAAGGTCATGGGCATATCAAGCTGAAGGCTCTACTCATCCATGGCAAGTTGTCTTCTTGGTTGGACGTACAGTAGATGTAGAGCTGGACTGGCGTGTTTACAACGAGCATGCAGTCCATGGCGATATTCTCATGGGCAACTACATGGACACCTACCGTAACCTAACCTTAAAGGTAATGCATGGCATGAAGTGGGCAGCGGAGAGATGTCACCCACAGTACATCCTGAAGACTGATGATGACTGCTTCATTAACACGGACTATCTACCATCTCTCCTGGGCCAGCACAGCCCTGGCACTCTACTCTATGTGGGCTCAGTCTTCCCAGAGGGAAAGCGGGTGGTTATTCGGGAACCAACAAGCAAGTGGTACGTTGCAGAGCGGGACTATAAGCGTGATCTGTACCCACCCTATGCCAGTGGCATCGGTTATATGCTGTCCTTAGATGTCGCTATGGTAATTATAGGCCTGGCAGAGATTGTCCCGGCAATACCTGTGGAAGATGCCTATATTGGGATCTTAGCGGAGAGAGCCAGGGTGAGACCCCTCTCCAGCGCTCGCTTTGCCAAGCACAACGTCAGATGGGGCATCTGTAATTACCGGTTCCTGATGGTGATTCACGGCGTGGCACCAGAGGACCAGGCTCGGGCACAGGACAATGTACGGAGAGCGAGGACATCCTGTAACCACAGCATTGAGATAAcccactggaaatga